In Streptomyces sp. SLBN-118, the following are encoded in one genomic region:
- the dapB gene encoding 4-hydroxy-tetrahydrodipicolinate reductase gives MSKLRVAVLGARGRIGSEAVRAIEAADDMELVAALGRGDKLEALVDSGTQVVVELTTPASVMGNLDFCVRHGIHAVVGTTGWTDERLSQLGTLLAASPETGVLIAPNFSIGAVLTMKFAQQAARYFESVEVVELHHPNKADAPSGTATRTAQLIAAARAEAGCAPQPDATVTALDGARGADVDGVPVHAVRLRGLLAHQEVLLGGEGETLTIRHDSLHHSSFMPGILLGTRRVVSTPGLTFGLENFLDLG, from the coding sequence ATGAGCAAGCTGCGCGTGGCCGTTCTCGGCGCCAGGGGCCGTATCGGCTCGGAAGCGGTACGAGCCATCGAGGCCGCCGACGACATGGAACTGGTCGCGGCTCTCGGCCGGGGCGACAAGCTGGAGGCCCTGGTCGATTCGGGAACCCAGGTCGTGGTCGAACTGACCACGCCGGCCTCGGTGATGGGCAATCTCGACTTCTGCGTACGCCACGGCATTCACGCCGTCGTCGGCACCACCGGCTGGACCGACGAACGCCTCTCGCAGCTGGGCACCTTGCTCGCCGCTTCGCCCGAGACCGGTGTCCTCATCGCACCGAACTTCTCCATCGGCGCCGTCCTCACCATGAAGTTCGCGCAGCAGGCCGCGCGGTACTTCGAGTCCGTCGAGGTGGTGGAACTGCACCACCCGAACAAGGCCGACGCCCCGAGCGGCACCGCGACCCGCACCGCCCAGCTCATCGCGGCAGCGCGCGCGGAGGCGGGCTGCGCCCCCCAGCCGGACGCGACCGTCACCGCGCTGGACGGCGCCCGCGGCGCGGACGTCGACGGCGTCCCCGTGCACGCCGTACGGCTGCGCGGTCTGCTCGCCCACCAGGAAGTCCTGCTGGGCGGCGAGGGCGAGACCCTGACGATCCGCCACGACTCACTCCACCACAGCAGCTTCATGCCGGGCATCCTGCTGGGTACCCGCCGTGTCGTATCCACCCCGGGCCTCACCTTCGGCCTGGAAAACTTCCTCGACCTGGGCTGA
- the thyX gene encoding FAD-dependent thymidylate synthase, whose protein sequence is MPDTPAETATPSFRSDVTVELVKHTAGDSDVLWAARVSTAGEQSLEELQKDPERSKGLINYLMRDRHGSPFEHNSMTFFISAPIFVFREFMRHRVGWSYNEESGRYRELQPVFYVPGQQRKLVQEGRPGKYVFIDGSPEQHKVVTDAMIDSYRSSYETYQEMLAEGIAREVARAVLPVGLFSSMYATCNARSLMHFLGLRTQHELAKVPSFPQREIEMVGEKMEQHWAKLMPLTYAAFNGNGRIAP, encoded by the coding sequence GTGCCCGACACCCCCGCCGAGACAGCCACGCCCAGTTTCCGCAGCGATGTCACCGTCGAGCTGGTGAAGCACACCGCCGGTGACTCCGACGTGCTGTGGGCCGCCCGCGTCTCCACGGCAGGCGAGCAGTCTCTGGAGGAGCTCCAGAAGGACCCCGAGCGGTCCAAGGGACTGATCAACTACCTGATGCGGGACCGCCACGGCAGCCCCTTCGAGCACAACTCGATGACCTTCTTCATCAGCGCCCCGATCTTCGTCTTCCGCGAGTTCATGCGGCACCGGGTGGGCTGGTCCTACAACGAGGAGTCCGGGCGCTACCGCGAGCTGCAGCCGGTCTTCTACGTCCCGGGCCAGCAGCGCAAGCTTGTGCAGGAGGGCCGCCCCGGCAAATACGTCTTCATCGACGGCAGCCCGGAGCAGCACAAGGTCGTCACCGACGCCATGATCGACTCGTACCGCAGCTCGTACGAGACGTACCAGGAGATGCTCGCCGAGGGCATCGCCCGCGAGGTCGCACGCGCGGTACTCCCCGTCGGCCTGTTCTCGTCCATGTACGCCACCTGCAACGCCCGCTCGCTGATGCACTTCCTCGGCCTGCGCACACAGCACGAGCTGGCCAAGGTCCCGTCCTTCCCGCAGCGGGAGATCGAGATGGTCGGCGAGAAGATGGAGCAGCACTGGGCAAAGCTCATGCCGCTCACCTATGCGGCCTTCAATGGCAATGGCCGCATCGCCCCCTAG